In a single window of the Delftia tsuruhatensis genome:
- a CDS encoding YeeE/YedE family protein produces the protein MTPTEYDALVRTTLAGIFVLAAILGAVVRASRFCTMGAISDVVYLGDWGRMRQWAMAIGVALCGFAVLSASGLVNPHHTLYASTQMLWLSSITGGLLFGFGMVLASGCGIKNLVRLGEGNLKSLVVLLVMGLAALMTLKGLTAVWRVRLLDAVQWNLGGMAFLPDLAARATHWALPALRLGLGLALGALALAWALRAGRSQRDWRGLAGGALVGLAVVAAWWLSGHHAEVAEHPQTLEHMYATTQSGRAESLSFVTPVAQLLEWLMYYSDANRVLTFGVVAALGVLAGALAHALLRREWRVQGFADARDLLNHLAGAVLMGVGGVTAMGCTVGQGVSAISTLHVASLPAVACIVLGAVAALRLQQWRMERMA, from the coding sequence ATGACCCCCACTGAATACGACGCCCTGGTACGCACCACGCTGGCCGGCATCTTCGTGCTGGCCGCCATCCTCGGGGCCGTGGTGCGTGCCAGCCGCTTCTGCACCATGGGCGCCATCAGCGACGTGGTCTACCTCGGCGACTGGGGCCGCATGCGCCAGTGGGCCATGGCCATCGGCGTGGCGCTGTGCGGCTTTGCCGTGCTGTCGGCCAGCGGCCTGGTCAACCCGCACCACACGCTCTATGCCTCTACGCAGATGCTGTGGCTGTCCTCCATCACGGGCGGGCTGCTGTTCGGCTTCGGCATGGTGCTGGCCTCGGGCTGCGGCATCAAGAACCTCGTGCGCCTGGGCGAGGGCAACCTCAAGTCCCTGGTCGTGCTGCTGGTCATGGGCCTGGCCGCGCTGATGACGCTCAAGGGCCTCACGGCCGTCTGGCGCGTGCGCCTGCTGGATGCCGTGCAGTGGAACCTGGGCGGCATGGCCTTTCTGCCTGACCTGGCAGCGCGCGCCACGCACTGGGCGCTGCCGGCCCTGCGCCTGGGCCTGGGGCTGGCGCTGGGCGCGCTGGCCCTGGCCTGGGCGCTGCGTGCGGGGCGCTCGCAGCGCGACTGGCGCGGCCTGGCCGGTGGCGCCCTGGTGGGCCTGGCCGTGGTCGCCGCCTGGTGGCTCAGCGGCCACCATGCCGAAGTGGCCGAGCACCCCCAGACCCTGGAGCACATGTATGCCACCACCCAGTCCGGCCGCGCCGAATCGCTGAGCTTCGTCACACCCGTGGCCCAACTGCTCGAATGGCTGATGTACTACAGCGACGCCAACCGCGTGCTCACCTTCGGCGTGGTCGCCGCCCTGGGCGTGCTGGCCGGCGCCCTGGCGCATGCGCTGCTGCGGCGCGAATGGCGCGTGCAGGGCTTTGCCGATGCGCGCGACCTGCTCAACCACCTGGCCGGCGCCGTGCTCATGGGCGTGGGCGGCGTCACCGCCATGGGCTGCACCGTGGGGCAGGGCGTGAGCGCCATCTCCACCCTGCACGTGGCCAGCCTGCCGGCCGTGGCCTGCATCGTGCTGGGCGCCGTGGCCGCGCTGCGCCTGCAGCAGTGGCGCATGGAGCGCATGGCTTGA
- a CDS encoding Ig domain-containing protein, producing MRSWLVSMFPVLFLLPGGADHRPRPASPLARMVARLLLAVVSALAVHQATVQAAITYVPPAPANGTVASAYSQSLAGASGGVGPYVYSKATGLLPAGLTLDTNGTLAGTPMAGGAFTFSVTATDSGNPSDSVTSQDLVLTINSPTIVMSPASLAAATVGTSFNQTLTASGGTAPTAMR from the coding sequence ATGCGCAGCTGGCTTGTGTCCATGTTCCCCGTGCTGTTCCTGCTTCCAGGAGGCGCAGACCACAGGCCCAGGCCCGCATCGCCGCTGGCGCGCATGGTGGCACGGCTGCTGCTGGCGGTGGTGTCCGCCCTGGCGGTGCATCAGGCCACGGTGCAGGCCGCCATCACCTACGTACCGCCCGCCCCTGCCAATGGAACGGTGGCCTCGGCCTACAGCCAGTCGCTGGCCGGTGCCAGCGGTGGCGTCGGCCCCTATGTCTATTCGAAGGCAACGGGCCTGCTCCCTGCGGGCCTGACCTTGGATACCAATGGCACCCTCGCGGGCACGCCGATGGCGGGGGGCGCCTTCACTTTCTCGGTCACGGCGACGGACAGCGGCAACCCTTCCGACTCCGTGACCAGCCAGGACCTTGTGCTGACCATCAATTCGCCGACCATCGTCATGAGCCCGGCCTCGCTGGCGGCGGCCACCGTGGGCACATCCTTCAACCAGACGCTTACCGCCAGCGGCGGCACGGCCCCTACAGCTATGCGGTGA
- a CDS encoding sigma-54 interaction domain-containing protein yields the protein MSFPSTLAQPLPLDAEGIHALAARSMFQLFSTMSQGMFLADRAGRIVWVNEGYQRFLPDLGVASVDDFLGHMVEEVIPNTRMRQVLETGEPVLIDLLTNRAGTFVVSRIPLKDDAGIVIGAIGIVLFDQPETTLQPLISKFALLQRDLDEARRELAAQRSRSLRVAHHGERRAKYSFASFVGSSPAAVEVKRQARRAAQSLSPVLLLGETGTGKELLAHAIHAASTRASGPFVTVNIAAVPDALLEAEFFGVAPGAYTGADRKPRDGKFRLADGGTLFLDEIGDMPISLQAKLLRALQEGEIEPLGSNQLVRFDVRVVAATSRDLPRMVREGHFREDLFYRLHVLPIRVPPLRERSRDIPALVEVLSEELALRNDMPPPELLPDALALLAGQAWRGNIRELRNVLEQAAMRSEDPAIDAALLREVLRSSGVEPAAPAPGPEAAPATAGQPTAAHLLRPLAQQVAELEQRAIAAALDATGGNKLATARMLGISRATLYDRMGTLDDSGQRLHGR from the coding sequence ATGTCCTTTCCGTCCACCCTGGCCCAGCCGCTGCCGCTCGATGCCGAAGGCATCCATGCCCTGGCGGCGCGTTCCATGTTCCAGCTGTTCTCCACCATGAGCCAGGGCATGTTCCTGGCCGACAGGGCGGGGCGCATCGTCTGGGTCAACGAGGGCTACCAGCGCTTCCTGCCCGACCTGGGCGTGGCCTCGGTCGATGACTTCCTGGGCCACATGGTGGAAGAGGTGATTCCCAACACGCGCATGCGCCAGGTGCTGGAGACCGGCGAGCCCGTGCTCATCGACCTGCTCACCAACCGCGCCGGCACCTTCGTGGTCAGCCGCATCCCGCTCAAGGACGACGCGGGCATCGTCATCGGCGCCATCGGCATCGTGCTCTTCGACCAGCCGGAGACCACGCTGCAGCCGCTGATCAGCAAGTTCGCCCTGCTGCAGCGCGACCTGGACGAAGCCCGGCGCGAACTGGCCGCCCAGCGCAGCCGCAGCCTGCGCGTGGCCCACCATGGCGAGCGGCGCGCCAAGTACAGCTTCGCCAGCTTCGTCGGCAGCAGCCCGGCCGCCGTGGAGGTCAAGCGCCAGGCGCGCCGCGCGGCCCAGTCACTCAGCCCCGTGCTGCTGCTGGGCGAGACCGGCACCGGCAAGGAACTGCTGGCCCATGCCATCCACGCGGCCTCCACCCGCGCCAGCGGCCCCTTCGTCACCGTCAACATCGCCGCCGTGCCCGACGCCCTGCTGGAGGCCGAGTTCTTCGGCGTCGCCCCGGGCGCCTACACGGGCGCGGACCGCAAGCCGCGCGACGGAAAATTCAGGCTGGCCGACGGCGGCACGCTCTTTCTCGACGAAATCGGCGACATGCCGATCAGCCTGCAGGCCAAGCTGCTGCGCGCGCTGCAGGAAGGCGAGATCGAACCCCTGGGCTCCAACCAGCTCGTGCGCTTCGACGTGCGCGTGGTGGCCGCCACCTCGCGCGATCTGCCGCGCATGGTGCGCGAAGGGCATTTCCGCGAAGACCTCTTCTACCGCCTGCACGTGCTGCCCATCCGCGTGCCCCCGCTGCGCGAGCGCAGCCGCGACATCCCGGCCCTGGTCGAAGTGCTCTCCGAGGAACTGGCCCTGCGCAACGACATGCCCCCGCCCGAGCTGCTGCCCGACGCCCTGGCCCTGCTGGCCGGCCAGGCCTGGCGCGGCAACATCCGCGAACTGCGCAACGTGCTGGAGCAGGCCGCCATGCGCAGCGAAGACCCCGCCATCGACGCCGCGCTGCTGCGCGAAGTGCTGCGCTCCTCAGGCGTGGAGCCCGCCGCCCCCGCCCCCGGCCCGGAAGCCGCGCCCGCCACCGCGGGCCAGCCCACGGCCGCCCACCTGCTGCGTCCGCTGGCCCAGCAGGTGGCCGAACTGGAGCAGCGCGCCATCGCCGCCGCCCTGGACGCCACGGGCGGCAACAAGCTGGCCACCGCCCGCATGCTGGGCATCTCGCGTGCCACCTTGTATGACCGCATGGGCACGCTGGACGACAGCGGGCAGCGGCTGCATGGCCGGTGA
- a CDS encoding LexA family transcriptional regulator encodes MSTDFGKRLRSARSLAGLTQVQLARQAGMGQSTIAELETLGNGTSRTATLASICRVSALWLESGDGPMTADAATLLSQLPGGMRRYPVLSFSQAVARIEGADETESLGVEVATCDVSPEAFFLQLEDNSMSPEFREGDRVLIDPALRPQPGDCVVAKSGAQQLLFRKYRVRGVGGAGEDVFELVPLNDDHPVLGSDRQGWVVIGVGVELRRAVGRGREGGGVGLWEADIDPEQPSSHKPQSRHSARLHAQLQGVQ; translated from the coding sequence ATGTCAACCGATTTCGGCAAACGTCTCAGAAGCGCCCGCAGTCTTGCGGGTCTCACGCAAGTACAACTCGCTCGTCAAGCAGGTATGGGGCAGTCCACCATTGCGGAGCTCGAAACCCTGGGCAATGGCACTTCTCGAACAGCGACGTTGGCCTCCATCTGTCGCGTCTCGGCTTTGTGGCTGGAAAGTGGCGATGGCCCCATGACCGCCGACGCCGCAACGCTTCTATCTCAGCTCCCCGGTGGGATGCGCAGATATCCCGTGCTGTCTTTCAGTCAGGCGGTTGCCCGTATTGAAGGCGCTGATGAGACGGAGAGCCTCGGGGTCGAGGTCGCCACCTGCGATGTGTCGCCCGAAGCGTTCTTCCTTCAGTTGGAAGACAACTCCATGTCCCCGGAATTCCGTGAGGGCGACCGTGTGCTGATCGATCCAGCGCTGCGGCCGCAGCCTGGGGATTGCGTGGTGGCCAAGTCTGGGGCGCAGCAACTGCTGTTCAGGAAGTACCGGGTGCGCGGGGTGGGTGGGGCCGGCGAAGATGTATTTGAGTTGGTGCCGCTCAATGATGATCATCCTGTGCTGGGGAGTGATCGGCAGGGTTGGGTGGTGATTGGGGTGGGGGTGGAGTTGCGGCGGGCTGTGGGGCGGGGGAGAGAGGGGGGGGGGGTTGGTCTTTGGGAGGCTGATATCGATCCTGAGCAGCCATCTAGCCACAAGCCCCAAAGCCGTCATTCAGCTAGGCTGCATGCGCAACTTCAAGGAGTTCAATGA
- the soxB gene encoding thiosulfohydrolase SoxB produces MNLSKREFLQLLGAAGVAGLALGRHADADAARAEGLYDAPRFGNVSLLHMTDCHAQLKPLYFREPGVNIGLGAMKGRLPHLVGEQLLKATGIPAGSASAHAFTCLDFEQAARRYGKVGGFAHLATLVARMKASRPGALLLDGGDTWQGSATALWTRGQDMVDACKLLGVDVMTGHWEFTQGMERVQEIIARDFAGKVDFVAQNVKTADFGDPVFKPYVIREINGVPCAIIGQAFPYTPIANPRYMVADWSFGIQDDHLQAMVDEARAKGAKVVVVLSHNGMDVDLKMASRVRGVDAILGGHTHDGMPVPTLVDNAGGKTIVTNAGSNGKFLGVLDFDVKGGKVSDFRYRLLPVFADLLPADAAMEALIAKVRAPYEARLAEVLATTDGTLYRRGNFNGTGDQLLLDAMMAVQDAPIAFSPGFRWGTSLLPGQAITREWLMDMTATTYSYATVTEMSGATIKTVLEDVCDNLFNPDPYYQQGGDMVRVGGLRYRCDPTAGAGSRISDMRLNGQLLDADRKYKVAGWAPVAEEAKTAGGPQIWDVVEPWLKSQKVIEPRQLNEPELLNVRPNPGLV; encoded by the coding sequence ATGAACCTCTCCAAGCGCGAATTCCTGCAGCTGCTGGGCGCCGCCGGCGTGGCCGGCCTGGCCCTGGGGCGCCACGCCGACGCCGATGCGGCCCGTGCCGAAGGCCTGTACGACGCGCCCAGGTTCGGCAACGTCAGCCTGCTGCACATGACCGACTGCCACGCCCAGCTCAAGCCCCTGTACTTCAGGGAACCCGGCGTCAACATCGGCCTGGGCGCCATGAAGGGCCGGCTTCCCCACCTGGTGGGCGAGCAGCTGCTCAAGGCCACGGGCATTCCCGCGGGCAGCGCATCGGCCCATGCCTTCACCTGCCTGGACTTCGAGCAGGCCGCCCGGCGCTACGGCAAGGTCGGCGGCTTTGCCCACCTGGCCACGCTGGTGGCGCGCATGAAGGCCTCGCGCCCCGGGGCGCTGCTGCTGGATGGCGGCGACACCTGGCAGGGCTCGGCCACCGCGCTGTGGACCCGGGGCCAGGACATGGTGGACGCCTGCAAGCTGCTGGGCGTGGACGTCATGACCGGCCACTGGGAGTTCACCCAGGGCATGGAGCGCGTGCAGGAAATCATCGCCCGGGACTTCGCGGGCAAGGTGGACTTCGTGGCCCAGAACGTCAAGACCGCCGACTTCGGCGACCCGGTGTTCAAGCCCTACGTGATCCGCGAGATCAACGGCGTGCCCTGCGCCATCATCGGCCAGGCCTTCCCCTACACCCCCATCGCCAACCCGCGCTACATGGTGGCCGACTGGAGCTTCGGCATCCAGGACGACCACCTCCAGGCCATGGTGGACGAGGCGCGCGCCAAGGGCGCCAAGGTGGTGGTCGTGCTCTCGCACAACGGCATGGACGTGGACCTCAAGATGGCCAGCCGCGTGCGCGGCGTGGACGCCATCCTGGGCGGCCACACGCATGACGGCATGCCCGTGCCCACCCTGGTGGACAACGCCGGCGGCAAGACCATCGTCACCAACGCGGGCTCCAACGGCAAGTTCCTGGGCGTGCTGGACTTCGACGTCAAGGGCGGCAAGGTCAGCGACTTCCGCTACCGCCTGCTGCCCGTGTTCGCCGACCTGCTGCCCGCCGACGCCGCCATGGAGGCGCTGATCGCCAAGGTCCGCGCGCCCTACGAGGCCCGGCTGGCCGAAGTGCTGGCCACCACCGACGGCACGCTCTACCGGCGCGGCAACTTCAACGGCACGGGCGACCAGCTGCTGCTGGACGCCATGATGGCCGTGCAGGACGCGCCCATCGCCTTCTCGCCGGGCTTTCGCTGGGGCACCTCGCTGCTGCCGGGCCAGGCCATCACGCGCGAATGGCTGATGGACATGACCGCCACCACCTACTCCTACGCCACCGTCACCGAGATGAGCGGCGCCACCATCAAGACCGTGCTCGAAGACGTCTGCGACAACCTCTTCAACCCCGACCCCTACTACCAGCAGGGCGGCGACATGGTGCGCGTGGGCGGCCTGCGCTACCGCTGCGACCCCACGGCCGGCGCGGGCAGCCGCATCAGCGACATGCGCCTGAACGGCCAGTTGCTCGACGCCGACCGCAAGTACAAGGTCGCCGGCTGGGCCCCCGTGGCCGAAGAGGCGAAGACCGCCGGCGGCCCGCAGATCTGGGACGTGGTGGAGCCCTGGCTGAAGTCGCAGAAGGTCATCGAGCCGCGCCAGTTGAACGAGCCCGAACTCCTGAATGTGAGGCCCAACCCCGGGCTTGTATGA
- the soxA gene encoding sulfur oxidation c-type cytochrome SoxA, which produces MDKTRHIAGMAGLAGAALLALAPPALAQKSTADGIAEYREMLADGNPAELFEMKGEALWKQKRGPKAASLERCDLGKGPGVVKGAFVELPRHFADTGRVQDLESRLLTCMENLQGLDAKKIAATPFGRDEQKNIEGLVAWIAAESRGMKFDLPQGHAKERAMYEVGKRMFFLRAGTHDFACATCHGADDKRIRLQDLPNLTRNPGAGAGFGAWPAYRVSSGELWSMQRRLNDCFRQQRFPYPGYASDVTIALGVYMGVNGKGAESTAPAIKR; this is translated from the coding sequence ATGGACAAGACAAGACACATCGCCGGGATGGCAGGACTGGCGGGTGCCGCCCTGCTGGCCCTGGCCCCGCCCGCGCTGGCGCAGAAAAGCACGGCCGACGGCATTGCCGAGTACCGCGAGATGCTGGCAGACGGCAACCCCGCCGAACTGTTCGAGATGAAGGGCGAGGCGCTGTGGAAGCAAAAGCGCGGCCCCAAGGCCGCGTCGCTGGAGCGCTGCGACCTGGGCAAGGGGCCGGGCGTGGTCAAGGGCGCCTTCGTGGAGCTGCCGCGCCATTTCGCCGACACCGGCCGCGTGCAGGACCTGGAGTCGCGCCTGCTGACCTGCATGGAAAACCTGCAGGGCCTGGATGCGAAGAAGATCGCCGCCACGCCTTTCGGCCGGGACGAGCAAAAGAACATCGAAGGCCTGGTCGCCTGGATCGCCGCCGAATCCCGGGGCATGAAGTTCGACCTGCCCCAGGGCCACGCCAAGGAACGCGCCATGTACGAGGTCGGCAAGCGCATGTTCTTCCTGCGCGCGGGCACGCACGACTTCGCCTGCGCCACCTGCCACGGCGCGGACGACAAGCGCATCCGCCTCCAGGACCTGCCCAACCTCACCAGGAACCCCGGCGCGGGCGCGGGCTTCGGTGCCTGGCCGGCCTACCGCGTGTCCTCGGGCGAGCTGTGGAGCATGCAGCGGCGCCTGAACGACTGCTTTCGCCAGCAGCGCTTTCCCTATCCCGGCTATGCCAGCGACGTGACCATCGCGCTGGGCGTGTACATGGGTGTCAACGGCAAGGGCGCCGAGTCCACCGCGCCCGCCATCAAGCGCTGA
- a CDS encoding putative Ig domain-containing protein, whose amino-acid sequence MLSGTPTAAGTFNFTVQATDANLFAGTRAYSFTIAPPTLGVAPASLPAGTRNVAYSQTVSASGARRLTPLPSRPAPCQQA is encoded by the coding sequence GTGTTGTCGGGCACGCCCACGGCTGCGGGCACCTTCAACTTCACGGTGCAGGCGACCGATGCCAACCTTTTCGCGGGCACGCGGGCCTATTCGTTCACCATCGCGCCACCCACCCTCGGCGTGGCACCCGCCAGCCTGCCCGCAGGGACCCGGAACGTTGCCTATAGCCAGACGGTCAGCGCCAGCGGGGCACGACGCCTTACTCCTTTACCGTCACGGCCGGCGCCTTGCCAGCAGGCCTGA
- the soxZ gene encoding thiosulfate oxidation carrier complex protein SoxZ yields MADPMRIRAQAAGEKTTVRVLMSHEMETGQRKDAAGQTIPAWFIQEVTASLNGTQVLAAEWGPAVSKNPFMQFVIKGAKAGDKVAVTWKDNRGDTRTDEATVS; encoded by the coding sequence ATGGCAGATCCGATGCGCATCCGCGCCCAGGCCGCAGGAGAAAAGACCACCGTGCGCGTGCTCATGTCGCACGAAATGGAAACCGGCCAGCGCAAGGACGCGGCCGGCCAGACCATCCCGGCCTGGTTCATCCAGGAGGTCACGGCCTCGCTCAACGGCACCCAGGTGCTGGCCGCCGAATGGGGGCCGGCCGTCTCCAAGAACCCCTTCATGCAGTTCGTCATCAAGGGCGCCAAGGCCGGCGACAAGGTGGCCGTGACCTGGAAGGACAACCGGGGCGACACCCGCACCGACGAAGCCACGGTCAGCTGA
- the soxY gene encoding thiosulfate oxidation carrier protein SoxY, translating to MTTRRLALQQSAAVAALLAAAGLLPAAAQAAYNKAAFDAKNVADVLKALGAGAPVESKEVTITGPDIAENGAVVPLGAATTLAGVKKLLVLVEKNPNTLVAAFDVSDAVEPNFLTRAKLGQSSDVYAVAVTGDGKAFYAKKEVKVTLGGCGG from the coding sequence ATGACCACCCGAAGACTCGCACTGCAGCAGTCGGCCGCCGTGGCCGCCCTGCTGGCTGCCGCAGGCCTGCTGCCGGCCGCTGCCCAGGCGGCCTACAACAAGGCCGCCTTCGACGCCAAGAACGTGGCCGACGTGCTCAAGGCCCTGGGCGCGGGCGCGCCCGTGGAAAGCAAGGAGGTCACCATCACCGGCCCCGACATCGCCGAGAACGGCGCCGTCGTGCCCCTGGGCGCGGCCACCACGCTGGCCGGCGTGAAAAAGCTGCTGGTGCTGGTCGAGAAGAACCCCAACACCCTGGTGGCGGCCTTCGACGTCAGCGATGCGGTGGAGCCCAACTTCCTCACGCGCGCCAAGCTGGGCCAGTCCTCCGACGTCTATGCCGTGGCCGTCACGGGCGACGGCAAGGCCTTCTATGCCAAGAAGGAAGTCAAGGTCACCCTGGGCGGCTGCGGCGGCTGA
- a CDS encoding putative Ig domain-containing protein: MTASSLPAGLSLSSGGVISGTPTAAGTFNFTATATDSSTGTGPFTGQRAYTLTVNAPTISVAPASLGTVLAGAAVSGTLTASGGTSSYSFAVTSGSLPPGVSLSSGGALSGKATATGTYNFTITATDSSTGTGPFSGSRAYSWTINAPAMTANPVSGSNLSGSAMAAFSQSFMPSGGNGPYSYGIVINSGSMPSGLIFSTATGTLSGTPTAGGHGDLHGHGHRCDHGAGAPFMVSGTYNLTVGAPTVVVAPEGGIASPAIGTAYSLTFTASGTAVPYSFRSALAPCPRA, encoded by the coding sequence GTGACGGCCAGCAGCCTGCCTGCGGGCCTGTCGCTGTCCAGCGGTGGCGTGATTTCGGGCACGCCCACGGCCGCCGGCACCTTCAATTTCACCGCCACAGCCACGGACAGCAGCACGGGCACCGGGCCTTTCACAGGCCAGCGCGCCTACACGCTCACGGTGAATGCCCCGACGATCAGCGTCGCACCTGCTTCGCTGGGTACCGTCCTTGCAGGCGCCGCGGTCAGCGGCACCCTCACCGCCAGTGGTGGCACCAGTTCCTACTCCTTTGCCGTCACGTCGGGCTCGCTGCCGCCCGGGGTCTCGCTGTCGTCCGGTGGCGCGCTGTCGGGCAAGGCCACCGCCACGGGCACCTACAACTTCACCATCACCGCCACGGACAGCTCGACGGGCACGGGGCCCTTCTCGGGCAGCCGGGCCTATTCATGGACCATCAACGCGCCCGCGATGACGGCCAATCCGGTCTCGGGGAGCAATCTCTCCGGCTCGGCCATGGCCGCCTTCAGCCAGTCGTTCATGCCGAGTGGTGGCAACGGACCGTACAGCTATGGCATCGTGATCAACTCAGGCTCCATGCCCTCCGGGCTAATCTTCTCCACCGCCACGGGAACACTGTCGGGTACGCCCACGGCCGGGGGGCACGGTGACCTTCACGGTCACGGTCACCGATGCGACCATGGGGCTGGCGCGCCCTTCATGGTCTCCGGCACCTATAACCTGACCGTAGGCGCCCCCACGGTGGTGGTCGCGCCCGAAGGCGGCATTGCCAGTCCGGCGATCGGCACGGCCTACAGCCTGACCTTCACGGCCAGCGGCACGGCCGTGCCCTATAGCTTTCGATCAGCGCTGGCGCCTTGCCCGCGGGCCTGA
- the soxX gene encoding sulfur oxidation c-type cytochrome SoxX produces MQNRFFSAGLPVLGVLSALAVLGCASVDGSADFDRMTAEVVKASFRDQGIATVDRLVQDPANAACSAADAAGKPMDARLAAEIEAANLKTVQWPADGRLVGDWKEGEKIAQNGRGMTWTDKAAGAGGAAGAANGGNCYNCHQIAPQEISFGTLGPSLYQYGRIRGITDPNSAEAKAIVEYTWGKIWNARAYNACSQMPRAGHAGILTEAQVRDVVGLLVDPQSPVNRPPTAEGKASPR; encoded by the coding sequence ATGCAAAACCGATTCTTCAGTGCCGGCCTGCCCGTGCTCGGTGTGCTCTCGGCCCTGGCCGTGCTCGGCTGCGCCTCGGTGGACGGCAGCGCCGACTTCGACCGCATGACGGCCGAGGTGGTCAAGGCCTCGTTCCGCGACCAGGGCATCGCCACCGTGGACCGCCTCGTGCAGGACCCGGCCAACGCCGCCTGCAGCGCGGCCGACGCGGCCGGCAAGCCCATGGACGCCAGGCTGGCCGCCGAGATCGAGGCCGCCAACCTCAAGACCGTGCAATGGCCGGCCGACGGCCGCCTGGTCGGCGACTGGAAGGAGGGCGAGAAGATCGCCCAGAACGGCCGGGGCATGACCTGGACCGACAAGGCCGCAGGCGCGGGCGGCGCGGCGGGTGCGGCCAATGGCGGCAACTGCTACAACTGCCACCAGATCGCCCCGCAGGAAATCTCCTTCGGCACCCTGGGCCCCAGCCTCTACCAGTACGGCAGGATCCGCGGCATCACCGACCCGAACAGCGCCGAGGCGAAGGCCATCGTCGAATACACCTGGGGCAAGATCTGGAACGCGCGCGCCTACAACGCCTGCTCCCAGATGCCGCGCGCCGGCCACGCGGGCATCCTCACCGAGGCCCAGGTACGCGACGTGGTGGGCCTGCTGGTCGATCCGCAATCCCCCGTCAACCGCCCGCCGACCGCTGAAGGGAAGGCCTCGCCGCGATGA
- a CDS encoding choice-of-anchor U domain-containing protein codes for MNAATGAITGTPTSAGPFLFTITATDSSTGPGAPYSSAQAYAVTIHNTVVTAPTSTGTGSATVSLTGGENCTFTQHQFTGIDTAATAPPSGHAFPQGMFEFTAGGCDVQGTVQVTLTYPTPVPANAVLMKYSPNATPRWYPVAATINTTTNQVSYSVTDGGQGDDDGAKTA; via the coding sequence TTGAATGCGGCCACCGGGGCGATCACGGGCACGCCGACCAGCGCCGGCCCCTTCCTGTTCACGATCACCGCCACCGACAGCAGCACGGGGCCTGGCGCGCCCTATTCGAGCGCGCAGGCCTATGCGGTCACCATCCACAACACCGTGGTCACCGCACCGACCAGCACGGGCACGGGCAGCGCGACGGTGTCCCTCACGGGCGGGGAGAACTGCACCTTCACCCAGCACCAGTTCACGGGCATCGACACCGCCGCCACCGCGCCGCCCTCGGGCCATGCCTTCCCGCAGGGCATGTTCGAGTTCACGGCCGGCGGCTGCGACGTGCAAGGCACGGTGCAGGTGACCCTGACCTATCCCACGCCCGTGCCGGCCAACGCCGTGCTCATGAAGTACAGCCCGAATGCCACGCCCCGCTGGTACCCGGTCGCGGCCACGATCAACACCACCACCAACCAGGTGAGCTACTCCGTCACGGACGGAGGACAGGGCGACGACGACGGCGCCAAAACGGCGTGA